AAAACCCTTCCACTCTCCGACGAGTGCGTGGTCCCTATACCTCTCAGGCAGCGGAGCGTCGGCAACGAGCAGCGCAAGGGCCTCGTCGTGAAGGGCGAGATTCGCGCCGCGCCGGATCATCCGCTTCAAATCTCGCTTATACCTCGAAGAATAGACGATCTCCCTCATCGTTCGATGCCCATGCTCTTGTACATCTCGGCAATATCCTTGCAGCGAGTGCCGCCGCCCGATAAAAGTTCATCCATCGCCGCCTTAGTCTCGGCGTTCGGCCTGGGGGCGGAAATCTCGAACGGAATACGCCATTCGCGCACCACCTTGCGCGCAAACAGATTTATAGCAACAGAAGAATTCATCCCCGCCTCCGCGCAAAAAGCGTCGAACTCCTTCTTCACCTCGCTGTCCATACGGACGCTCAAAGTAGTTTGGCCCATGTTATGCACCTCCAATACAATGTATTGACAGTATAACACATAATCCAAACAAAAGCCATAATTTCACATCACTTTTTTTCACTCCACCCCCCGCCCGCCTAAAAATACTCCCAGCCACGGTTTCGGCCTTTCCTTCTCAAAACACCGGCGGCGTTACGTATCTTTTTATTTTCTTCCTCTGCCCTATTATGGTTTGCAGGGCGCGGAGGAGATCGCCGTCGGCGGCGCTTTGCGTGGCCTGATACAGCCTCCTTGCACCTACGACCGGCAACGGGGTGGTCAGCAGCGATATGCCCTCGATCGCGTTCCAGGCGCCGCGCTCAAACTTCGACATCCCCGTGTACGGGCTGACTTCGTCCGCATCTTCGGCAGTCATGTCGTCGTAGCCGCGCGCCAGCTTCGACAAGGGGGCCACAAAGGCGGAATACGTCGTGCCCTTATACCCGCTGCCGCTGAAAGACTCCCAGAACGACATCAGTTCTTTTCCCACCAGCGGAATTGACTCTAAGGCCTGCCTTGAAAAGGCGGACAGCACCCACTCGCCCCAGCTTTCATCATCGTCGTCGTCTGGCATACCGTCTACGAGCGCCTTCATCAACACGGCGCTCGTCATAAGGGCCACCACGTTGCAGAGCGACGCCGGATGATCGCCGCGCTTTATGGACTGTGCCAGGTCGTAGACGGTCATTCCGAGCACAGGGGCGGCGTCTGAAGTAAAAATCATCAGCAGCCTCGCGAGTCCGCTCTGCCTCCATATCATCGGGGCGTCCTTTATCATCGGGGCCTGCTGCGTGAGCAGCACGGCGCGCTGTGCTGCGCGCACGGCCTGGTCGTGCGAAAGTCCCCGCTTTATGTTCGAGTTGTAAGTCGCCTTCCAGCCTATAGCCGCCACCGCCCTGTCCATATATGAGACAGGGGCGATGAGCGCGTCCATAGTCTTTTTGTATCCGTACCGCATGTCGCCCATAAGCGTCGGGTCGTACTGATTTATGCTGAAAAAGGCGTTCGGGACGCGGTTTCGCATCTGCGGGTCGAGGGCGTACACCTCTTCGAGGAAGCGCCCGGGGTTTAGCATATACTCGCCGATCGCGCATCCGACCTGCGCCGGCCCGGCGGTGATCAAAAAGCGCGGGATCGAAGTCGTCTGCTTCAATACCGTGCCGACGTTCGCCGCAAGATACGTGTAAGCCATATTCTTGCCCATGGCGTTGGCGGCGCGGTCGAACACGTTCTTGCCCGCCGTGAGCGAATCCTGATTTACGAGGTTGATATAATCCTCTACCGCCTTCCACGCGCCCGATCCGAACTTCTCGCGGATGAGCTTGGGAATATTGTACGAACGTCCCACGGCGTCCTCAAAGTTCTCCGTGAACACCGCATGAAGGTCGGGCCCGATCCGCGCGAAGGCGGCCGTGTGCTCCATGGCGTCGATCTGCTCGTTCCATATCGACAGCAGTCCGAGCTCAACGGGGGCTTGATGTTTCTCGCTTATTTCTTTGCCGGGGATCACCCGCGGATTCAAAAAGCCCATTTCAAGTCCGGCCTTCCGAGCTCCGGCCTGCGCCGCGACGCCCTTGGCGTACGCCTCCTCGCCTGCGTCGACGAGCCCGTGTTTGGAAGTGTACTCCAACCGGCGCATAGGGGTGTATCTCTCCTCTCTTATCATGCCCCGGTTGAAATTCGCGATAAAAATATCGTTCAGCCTTTCGTAATGGGAGTCGTACTCCTGAATCACATAGTCCGCCAGCTCCCTTTCCTGCGGCGTCAGCGCCTTCGCGCACTCTCCTATGTGCGCCAGCGCCTCGGCCGGAAGCTGCCCGTCGTGCTTCTTCGCGTTGTCTAAAAACCATGAGTCGGGTATCAGATCCCTCATGTTTCCAAAAACAAGGGCCTGACGCGATTTCTCATTCTGCATCGCAGTATAGATTGAAAGAAGCTGGTCGACGCTGTACTTATATCCGCCGACGACGCGCTCTTTACTCAGGGCGTGGAGGGTTATCCCCAGCTCCTTCATTTTGGCGTTCATCGCGGCGTGACGTTCGTGGAGGCGCGTCAGCTTCTCGTCGTAGGCCGCGTTCACCTCGTCCACGCAATACTTCGAGAAGGCGCTGTCGAATTTTCCCAGACCGTGCCCTATCCAGTCGAACAAACGTATGGCGCCGAGCGTGTTGGCGTAAGTCCAGTCTTTCAACTTTTCCGCTTTTCCGGCGACGCCGTCATATTGTTTCGACAGGTTGGACGACCTCGCCACAGGGCCGCGTTTCCTTCTGCCCCTCGTTTTCTCAAGCGCCGAGATAAGCTCCGAGTTCACGGTCTGGCGGCGCTCGACGATGCCGGCCCGCCATACCTTGTACTCCCTCCTGCCGCGGGCGTGTATCTCGCCTATCTCCTTGGCCAGCTCCGCTATCTCCGAAAGCTTGGCGTCTGAAAGCCGCAGGTCGTTCAACGTCATGCCGGCGGCATCCAGCTTTTCGATCAGCTTCACGAAGGGGGCGTCGGACGGATTTATGTCTTTGTAGTCGAAGCCCAAATCCTTCTTTATAGCCTCCATGAGGGAGGCCGCCATCTTCATCTTCTGAGTGGGGTAGACGGCGACGAATTTCGACTTGCGCCTCCGGCGGTTCGGGCGTTTCTTATCCAGCTCCGTATCGTTCAGGTCGACTATCTGGCGGGCTTCCGTAAGCTTTTTCAGCATCTCCTGCTGCGTCGACCAAATGACCTCTTCGTCGTTGACGTCGCGATTTATAGTCTCAAGCAGATTTTCTACGTCCTTGAGCAAAGCCCTTCTTTTTTCGAACCGTTCGAACATAGCCTCCCGTCTGCTCTTCGTCCTGTAGTCGAACCCGGGGCGCTTGAATCGCGCGTTCCGCTCTCCCTCGCTCTTGCCCCTGTCATAGCCCAGCGCCTCGCCGAGACGAAACTTATTCTTCGCCTCCTGCTTCGCCTCTTTCTCCAAGGCGTCCAGTCTTTCCTTAAGCAGCTCGTTCTCCCGGATCAATTCCCCGACGGTCGTCTCGGAGGCATAGACTTCGTCTATCTCCTGAGGCGTCGACAGCAGCCTGTCGAATACGTCCTGCACCTCCGGCGTCAGCTCCTCTCCGGCGAACTTGGCGTTTGTATATATATCCAGCAGCCACATGCGCATTTTCTGAAAGACCGGGCGCAGTGCCTTTGACGGGGCCTCTCCGTCCATTACGTAGAGTTCCATGGCGCGGGCCCACTTTTCATGGGCCTCGGTGAAACGGGCCTTCTGCTCGTCGTTTAGATTGCCGAGGTCGGAAAGGTCCATATTCGATATGCCGAGATAGTCGAGGACCGTCCTCAAGTCGCGGCTTATCTCCGTATCGGGATCGGCGTTGTAGCCGTACCGGATAAGGTCCTCAAGAATGAGATGCCCCATCTCGTGGATAAATGTGCTCCTGTCCGCCGTACGGAAGAGAGTGACGAGCGCTTCCCCCGTCTTGCGGTTGAAGGTGATCCCGCCGCGGGCGCCTTTGCCGTGCTGAAGATACACATTTCCGTCATTATCCTTGACGCCTGACAGCATTTCACCTATAGTTATCTCGTAAGTATCCGGCGTGTTGCGGATCGGAGCCTCATCATGAGGAAGCAGTCCGCGTTTGACGTCGGATGCTTCTTCTTTTTCTACCTTTGCGTCATACGCGCGGTATATACCTTCAACTTCCGCCGCATACCCGTCATCCATCTCTTTAACGGTCAGCTTGACAGTGTAAGTAGGAGACGCATCCTCTACGAGCCGCACAGAAGTGTACATTCTGTGGATATTCTTTACCTGACTGTCTTTGTGCCTATCCTTGTGGGTTTCTATCAGTTTGGCTCTTCTTATGATTTCCGGCAGCCCTTCAAGGACATTGATCATCCTTTCAAAATCGAATGGGCCCGTCAGCGCGCTGTTCACCGCATGGGAAACATTCCCCACCGAAAGGGATATATCCCAGCCCGTATCCTCATTTCGGTACACGCCAGTCAGCCCCTTCGCGAAAGCCTTCTTCCCCCTATTTCCCTTTACCTGTTTCGCCTCTTCGAAAGACAGCTTCGGCCGAACAACGACGCCGCGGACAATTTCATTGACGTCCACGCCTTCATTTATAGGCTGATAAAAAATATTCTCGTTATTCGCGTCGAACGTCCCCGTATTTTCCACGGACTTGACCTGTTCCGGGCTGAAGGTGATATATTCCGATTTTCCGCCGTCGGTGGCCAGCGGATCGTAAGGCCTGATCACCCCGTCGAAGCCCAGCATCCTCAAATATGGATTCAGAATATCCATATCCCTGAAATCAAGCTGGCGCGCCTCAAACGCATAAAAATCGTGGAGCGAACGCCCCATTAGGTCGCGGGCCTCCTCGTCGTCCATCGACTCGTCCATCTGCGGCAGGAAGTCGTTATATAAATCCCTCACGACTGAGCCCTCGTCGTTCCTGAAAGCCGCATACAGCTCCCTGAGCCGTTGGAAATCTCCGTCGTGTGCCAGCTCCGAGTCGTCCATATCGAACCAGTCGTCGAAACGGGCGGAAAGAGCCTCCTTTAAAGAGGCGACATTCTCCTCGGAAAAAACGAACGGGTTGCGGATATTAAGATACACTGGATATAAAGAGCCCTTCTTTCCAGCATAGCCTTCGGCTGTATCCTTATCTGAAATGAAATAATTTCCCTGCGCGCTGCCGAAAGACGTCATGCCGGCCGCGTCTCCACGATAGGCCGCCAGCGGCTCGCCGTTTGAGTCCAAAATACGGCTGGCGTTTTCCGTGTCATTCTCCCAGTCTCCGAACCACGCTTTGAAAGCCTCCGTGCGAACCGTATCCGCTTGCGGGACGGGCTGATTATAAAGCGGTATCGCCCCTCCATCTTCCGCCTTCTCCACGCTCAGTCTGTGGAGCTCTTTCGGGCTCACGCCCAACCGCTTCCCCAACGTGTAAAGATAACGGCTGTAAAGATCAGCGTTTGCCTCGCCAAGTTCGTCGTCCTGCCCGGCCGCGGACAGCTCGGAAATGAGGGATCGCCGGATTTCAACCGCTTCTTTCGCGTAATCGTCGTCCCCTTCGAGCGGATCGCTCAGCTTCGCCCTTATTTTCTCCGCCGCCTCGCGCGGCGTCACGCCGGCGGCGCCTTCGCGGACGTCCATGGCGATGGATTTCGAAAAATCGGGATATTCCGCCGCGGCCTTTTCATAGTCTTCCTTCTTGACGGCGACTTCACCGAGCTCGTCGATGACGCTTCCTTCGGTAATTCCGAGCGCAGCCGAGACCTTTTCCGCGACATCCGGATTTTCCTGAAAGAAAGCGTCGACCGCGTCCTGCCCGAGAAACACAAGGTCTTTCTCCGCAGCTGGATTTCCGCCCTCCGTGACTCTGCCGTCCGCCGACTTCGCCCTTCTTACGGCGGCCGTATTCTGGAATCTTCTTGCGGCGTTCATATTTCGGGCCGTCCCGACGGCCTCCCCTGGCAGCGGCAGAAATACCATTGTAGGCAGCGCTTCGAGCCCCGTGCGCGCGACGTCGTCTACGGCCTCCGATATCGTCATATGCTTGTATTGCGGGTCGTTTATCATCTTGGCGGCCTCGCCGATCAAAATTTCCCAGGCCCTCTGATGCATCTCTTCGAGAGTCTCGAAGCCGACCTTCTTGGCGTAAGAGAGCCCTCCCTGTTTGGCGGCGGATTTTACGGTAAACGACTTAGCCGCCCTTGTGAGCTCCGTCTCCATAAGCCCGGCGACCTTAGGGTTGGCCGCCAACCCCACCACCAGGGACTTTATCTTATCCTTGCCGGCGCCGTAGAACTTCTTTAAAAGCCCCCCTCCGACAAGGCCTACGGGAGTCATAGCCGCTATCGCCTGACCTGATTCAATAGCGGCCGCTATGCCGCCGTATATAGCGGCGGCCGGTACTGCGATCGAATCGGGCACCTCGGCGGCCTTCAGCTCTTCATGGAGCCCCGCGCTCTCCATCAGGTACATACGAGTGAAAAAAGAGGCCTTTCCTGCGGCGACGCCTGTGGCGAGCGCCGACTTGGCCGCCATGCCGGCCGACGCCTCTATGCCCATTGCGGACAGCATGGGAGCCTGGGCCAGGACCAAACCGCCTCCGGCCGCCGCGCCGAGCCCCATGGCCATAAGGTCCTTGTTGGAAACCCACCTGGTTGCGTTTTGCGCCGCGCCGCGCAGCCCCTTGTTTATAAAGGGGTCGTAGGCGTGATTATTGAGCTTGGACATTTCGCCGCGAAGTTCGTTGAGACGTTCTTCCGTTCCTTTGTCCGGGGCGAAAAGATTCCTGACGTAAAGCTCGGAATACTCTTTTTCGAGGTTGCCGAGGCGCACCCCGGCCTTTATGCTGTCTATGGCCCCCATACGTTCCCCGATCACGCCGCTCGACTTCGCCAGGCGGTAAAAATCCTCGTCGGCGAAAAAAGCTTCGGGATTCACGCCCACCGCCTCGGCCTCCTTGATGCGGATAGAGACCTCTTTAGGATCAAGCCGCGTCACCTTCGAGATCGCGCCGATGCGGTTCTCTTGGATAAAGGCCCTGCGTCTCTTTTCGGTGTCGTTCGTGCGCCCGAACGAAGAATTGACCTCCGCCGGCTGTTTACGCAGCAGCAGATCTCGCTCGTACAACACCAGCCGCTTAAGAATGGCTTCGTCGGAATAACCCTTGACGCGGGCCCTCGTTATCGCCTCTTTCTTATTTGGGTAGGATAGAAATAGATAATCGTCGGCCTCCAGCCCCGCCCCCCCGCGTTGTGGAAAATAGACCGAATCGCGTCTTGGGAAAAAGTCCGAACCTTGCGCCGGTGTGGAAAGTGCCTCGCTCATAAAAAAACCTCCCGACAAAAAGCCGCCCATAAGGCGGCCGTATAATTTAATGCATAGTCCAGCGCCGCAGCCATTACGGATAGCCGCGCGGACGGCCGGACGCCTATCGCGAAGGGCCGCCCGACCTCTTCGTAGCGGCTGCGTCATCGGCGTTCAGCTCCAATACCTCGTCAAGTTCCTCCGCCTCCTCTTGAACGGCTGCTTCGCCGCCGGCCCGTCCGCTCGGAGTTTCCCACGGACGCGGCGGGACGTCTCTTGCCGCGCCCATGCTCTCGACGCCCTCGACGGCCTTTTTCAGCTTCCCGAGCTCTGTGTCGCTTTTCCATATATAACCATCGATCAAAGGCACGCCCGAAGCGTGCTTTTCCTCGATGGCCCTGAGCATCGCCCGCCGTCCGGCCTCGTCTGCCTGCTTATAAAAATCCGGAGCGGCTGGGTCTATCTTTCTGCACTCTTCCCGGAAATAAAAAACCGCCATGTTCCTGTCCGGATTTTGAGCCCCTCCGAAGACGCCGCCTCCGTGATTTTTCAAAAATATCTCGATATTCTTCTCTTTAGTCTTCAAGTAGTCCTTATTGCCGGGGGATATCTTCTTTTCGTATTCAATTATTTTATCGGCCTCTTCGTAAGAAATATATCCCATAGCGGCCGCCCTTTTCACATCCTCATTCGACATGCCTCTGAGCTTCGCGTCCCCCAGCTGCGCGAAATAGGCGTCGTGCTGCTCCTCGCTGACGCCGAGCCGCCTGCGTATCAGCCGTTCCTGCTCGTCCTTCGGCAGAGCGGCGAAATCGGGGTTGAAATGGACGAGCTGGCGGACGGCCTCCGCCCTGGTAAGAGGCGCCCGGACGAACGCCTCTTTCGGCTTGGGGGCGAATATGCCGCTTCCGTGCACGCGGTCGTTGTCCACTTTAAGGGATAGGGCCCACGCTTCGCCGCGAGCGCCGTATTTTTTGAATTTCTCCGAATACGAGGAGATAAGCCCGGACACCCTGCCGTGCGAACCGCCGCCGTATAGAAGCTTCAGTACTTCTACTTTTGCGGCGTCAAGTTCGGCCTCCCGCTCCTGCTTCGCGTCGGCGAAAAGCGAATTCACATAGCCGAGATAGACGTCCTCTTCCTTCCCTTCGTGCGCGCCGCGCACGTCGGCCAAAGCGCTTGCCAGCCCGTCCGCGCCGTACTTCTCAAGCAGCCTCTGCGCCTCCGCCTGCGCCTTAACCGGCAGGGCGGCTTTTTCAACGGCGCCCTTCAGCTTCTGGGCGTCGGCGGGCTCGATATAGCCCCCGTACTCCTTCACCAGCGCCTCGGCGCGCGTCGGGTCGTTCTGCGCCGCCTGCTGTATCATGCCTATAAAAAACTCCGAGCGCACCAGCGCGGAATTCTTGAGATTCGCCTCCGGCCCCTGGTCGCCGTACCTGGCGATAGTTATCTCCCTGAAGGCGTCCTCCTGCGCCTCCATGGAAAAGCCGTCGGGGTTCAGGGCGGCCGCCGTATAGATCGTCTTGAGCGTCCGCTCGGCCTCCTCCTGCTTGTAGAGGGACATCTGCTCCCCCTCCAGCTTCATGCAGGCGGAGCCGACGCCGCGGTCGTACGAGGCCGTGCGCTCCATAAAAAGCCTTCGCTGTCCCGCCGGCAGCGCGCTCATGATCTCATCCTTCAACGCCTTGTGCGCCTGATACACCCTGCCGGAAAGCCCTTCGGCCCCCGCGCCCTTCGCGTGCATCAGC
This portion of the Synergistes jonesii genome encodes:
- a CDS encoding type II toxin-antitoxin system RelE/ParE family toxin, with translation MREIVYSSRYKRDLKRMIRRGANLALHDEALALLVADAPLPERYRDHALVGEWKGFRELHIRPDWLLVYAKEGDMLLLLAAAGSHADVFEL
- a CDS encoding type II toxin-antitoxin system RelB/DinJ family antitoxin; amino-acid sequence: MGQTTLSVRMDSEVKKEFDAFCAEAGMNSSVAINLFARKVVREWRIPFEISAPRPNAETKAAMDELLSGGGTRCKDIAEMYKSMGIER
- a CDS encoding LPD3 domain-containing protein; protein product: MSEALSTPAQGSDFFPRRDSVYFPQRGGAGLEADDYLFLSYPNKKEAITRARVKGYSDEAILKRLVLYERDLLLRKQPAEVNSSFGRTNDTEKRRRAFIQENRIGAISKVTRLDPKEVSIRIKEAEAVGVNPEAFFADEDFYRLAKSSGVIGERMGAIDSIKAGVRLGNLEKEYSELYVRNLFAPDKGTEERLNELRGEMSKLNNHAYDPFINKGLRGAAQNATRWVSNKDLMAMGLGAAAGGGLVLAQAPMLSAMGIEASAGMAAKSALATGVAAGKASFFTRMYLMESAGLHEELKAAEVPDSIAVPAAAIYGGIAAAIESGQAIAAMTPVGLVGGGLLKKFYGAGKDKIKSLVVGLAANPKVAGLMETELTRAAKSFTVKSAAKQGGLSYAKKVGFETLEEMHQRAWEILIGEAAKMINDPQYKHMTISEAVDDVARTGLEALPTMVFLPLPGEAVGTARNMNAARRFQNTAAVRRAKSADGRVTEGGNPAAEKDLVFLGQDAVDAFFQENPDVAEKVSAALGITEGSVIDELGEVAVKKEDYEKAAAEYPDFSKSIAMDVREGAAGVTPREAAEKIRAKLSDPLEGDDDYAKEAVEIRRSLISELSAAGQDDELGEANADLYSRYLYTLGKRLGVSPKELHRLSVEKAEDGGAIPLYNQPVPQADTVRTEAFKAWFGDWENDTENASRILDSNGEPLAAYRGDAAGMTSFGSAQGNYFISDKDTAEGYAGKKGSLYPVYLNIRNPFVFSEENVASLKEALSARFDDWFDMDDSELAHDGDFQRLRELYAAFRNDEGSVVRDLYNDFLPQMDESMDDEEARDLMGRSLHDFYAFEARQLDFRDMDILNPYLRMLGFDGVIRPYDPLATDGGKSEYITFSPEQVKSVENTGTFDANNENIFYQPINEGVDVNEIVRGVVVRPKLSFEEAKQVKGNRGKKAFAKGLTGVYRNEDTGWDISLSVGNVSHAVNSALTGPFDFERMINVLEGLPEIIRRAKLIETHKDRHKDSQVKNIHRMYTSVRLVEDASPTYTVKLTVKEMDDGYAAEVEGIYRAYDAKVEKEEASDVKRGLLPHDEAPIRNTPDTYEITIGEMLSGVKDNDGNVYLQHGKGARGGITFNRKTGEALVTLFRTADRSTFIHEMGHLILEDLIRYGYNADPDTEISRDLRTVLDYLGISNMDLSDLGNLNDEQKARFTEAHEKWARAMELYVMDGEAPSKALRPVFQKMRMWLLDIYTNAKFAGEELTPEVQDVFDRLLSTPQEIDEVYASETTVGELIRENELLKERLDALEKEAKQEAKNKFRLGEALGYDRGKSEGERNARFKRPGFDYRTKSRREAMFERFEKRRALLKDVENLLETINRDVNDEEVIWSTQQEMLKKLTEARQIVDLNDTELDKKRPNRRRRKSKFVAVYPTQKMKMAASLMEAIKKDLGFDYKDINPSDAPFVKLIEKLDAAGMTLNDLRLSDAKLSEIAELAKEIGEIHARGRREYKVWRAGIVERRQTVNSELISALEKTRGRRKRGPVARSSNLSKQYDGVAGKAEKLKDWTYANTLGAIRLFDWIGHGLGKFDSAFSKYCVDEVNAAYDEKLTRLHERHAAMNAKMKELGITLHALSKERVVGGYKYSVDQLLSIYTAMQNEKSRQALVFGNMRDLIPDSWFLDNAKKHDGQLPAEALAHIGECAKALTPQERELADYVIQEYDSHYERLNDIFIANFNRGMIREERYTPMRRLEYTSKHGLVDAGEEAYAKGVAAQAGARKAGLEMGFLNPRVIPGKEISEKHQAPVELGLLSIWNEQIDAMEHTAAFARIGPDLHAVFTENFEDAVGRSYNIPKLIREKFGSGAWKAVEDYINLVNQDSLTAGKNVFDRAANAMGKNMAYTYLAANVGTVLKQTTSIPRFLITAGPAQVGCAIGEYMLNPGRFLEEVYALDPQMRNRVPNAFFSINQYDPTLMGDMRYGYKKTMDALIAPVSYMDRAVAAIGWKATYNSNIKRGLSHDQAVRAAQRAVLLTQQAPMIKDAPMIWRQSGLARLLMIFTSDAAPVLGMTVYDLAQSIKRGDHPASLCNVVALMTSAVLMKALVDGMPDDDDDESWGEWVLSAFSRQALESIPLVGKELMSFWESFSGSGYKGTTYSAFVAPLSKLARGYDDMTAEDADEVSPYTGMSKFERGAWNAIEGISLLTTPLPVVGARRLYQATQSAADGDLLRALQTIIGQRKKIKRYVTPPVF